In Tautonia rosea, the genomic window AACGGTTTGCGAGCGACGGTGAGCGTCATGGAGGATTCCGCCGGAAGAACTCAGGAGACGGCCGCCAACGGACGATGCCCCGGAAGGCCGTCGCGACGGGCGGCATCCTCGGGGCATCAGGACTGATCATCAATCGTCGATTGGGATCAGACGCTCAGGTGGGGGGCGTTGATCCCGGTGCTTTTGTAGCCGAGGGCATACTTCTCCCTCCGGGCCAGTTCCAGGTCATGTTCGACCATCATGCTGACAAGGCCGTCGAGATCGACCTCCGGCTCCCAGCCCAGCTTCTGCTTTGCCTTGCTCGGGTCGCCGAGCAACACGTCGACCTCCGAGGGCCTCATGTACTTCTCGTCGAACTCAACGAAGTCGTTGTAGTCGAGGTCGAGCTTCGAGAAGGTCTTCTCCAGGAACTCGCGGACCGAGTGGGTTACGCCCATCGCCACGATGTAATCATCCGGCTCCTCTTGCTGGAGCATCAGCCACATGGCCTTCACGTAGTCGCCGGCGAATCCCCAGTCGCGTTTGGCGTCAAGGTTCCCCATCACCAGCTTCTTTTGCAGGCCTTCCTTGATCCGCGTCGCCCCGACGGTGATCTTCCGGGTCACGAAGCTTTCGCCGCGACGGGGGCTTTCGTGGTTGAACAAAATCCCCGAGCAGGCGAACAGGCCGTAGGCTTCCCTGTAGTTGATTGTCTGCCAGTGGGCGTACAGCTTCGCACAGGCATACGGGCTTCGGGGATGGAACGGCGTTTCCATCGTCTGAGGGGGCGGGGCCGAGCCGAACATCTCCGAGCTGGACGCCTGGTAGAACTTCACCGGCTGGCTGCGGGCGAGCTGGCGAACGGCTTCGAGCAGACGGAGCGTTCCTACCCCCACCACATCGGCCGTGTAGATCGGCTGGTCGAACGACACGCGGACGTGGCTCTGCGCCCCCAGGTTGTACACCTCATCCGGCCGAATCGTCTCCATCAGCATCGACAGGCTGGAGGCGTCTCCCAGGTCGGCGTAGTGCAGGTGGAACCGATCGGCATAGGCGGGGTTGCGGACAATGTGGTCGATCCGCGATCGGTTCAACGTACTGGTCCGCCGGACCAGGCCATGCACCACGTAATCCGGCTTCTCCAGCAGGAAGTCGGCCAGGTACGATCCGTCCTGACCGGTGATCCCGGTGATCAACGCATGCTTCATCGATCCGTCCCTCCGCGTGGCATTCGATGGGGCCGGGTGCGTCCTTGCGTCCCGGTGGCGGCCTCGGCGCGAGTCAATCGGCCGGCGTTGCCGGGGCCGATCGATCGGGCCGGGGTCGAGGAAGTCTCAGGGGATGTGATACGAGGCCCGATCCTCCGGCAGGACCGGATCAATCACGTCGAGCAATTCCGCAATGAAGTCGCGCAGCTCGGCATCGCCGAGCCCGGTTTCGCTGGGGTAGAAAACCTCCACCGTCAGCCCCGAACCCCTCGTGGTGCGGCCGTGGCTGCTTCGGCTGGAGATCGGCAGGCCCCGCACGAACCGCTCGACGCGACCTTCTCCGAAAATGTAGTACCAGAATCCGATCTTTTGAACCAGTTCACTCTTGCCGTACCCGAGCAGCGAGACCATCTGCGGCGGCCCACCGGACCGCTCGATCTCGACCACCTTCGTCAACGCCTCGACCTTCTCCCAGCCGCCGGACGGCAGGCAAACTTCTGGCGAGTGCCGCAGATTCAGGCCGCGATCCGAGTAATTCATCCAGAGCCAGACCTGCACTCCCGGCCGCCCCTTCAACGTGTAGACCCGGTTCAGGTACTCCGTCGCCTGCGACTCGACGGCAATTTTCTCGTCAACCGGCTCATCCTTGCCCACCCAGTTTCCCAGGGTCATCGGAATCGTTTGCAACGATTGCTTCAACGGCGGCCGTTCCGTCCGGGTCGCTCGCTCGACAGCCGCTTCGGCGACCAGGCCGAGGCTCAGGATCAAGAGGCCCAGCACCGCGCGTCGGGTCGTGGTCATCGGTGGTCAGTCTCCCGCGAAGTTCAAGGGGTCCAGGCCGCTCGGTCATTGTCCTCGGTCTTGGGAGTCGATCAGCCTGCCGCCGGGGCCGGGTTCGGAGAGGTCGAGGTCGGCCGGTCCTCCTCGACAATCATGTTCAGAATCGCGCACTCGATCCGCAGCAAGGCCAGCCCGAATCCCATGAGCAAGAGCCCCTCGATCGTGTGGAAGGTCCCCATCGCCAGCTTCGGATCGTATGCCATGATCCAGCCGGTCAGCACCACCCGCGCGACGTTCGCCGTCAGGGCGACCGGGATGGCCGAACCGATCAGGACCAATCGATACCACCGTGGCCTTGGCGTCAGGAATGCCACGGCAGTCGTCAAGGCAAGAAACCCGGTCAGCTGCCTCATACCGCTGCACGCCTCGGCCACGAACATCCGGACCCCGCCCGGCAAGGTCAGGTGGTTCCCCTCGCAGAGCACCGGCAATCCCGTGCCGTTGAGAATCACCGAGGCCGCCTTGCTGACCATCAGTTGCAACGGGTTGGCGATCGTCGTGTACAGGTGGATCGGTAAGGGGACCATGAACACCAGAAACGCCAACGCGAACCCATACCGAGACAGGGCATCCCGACCCGCGAACAACGCCACGATTCCCGCCAGCCCCGCGATGAACGACAGGTCGCTGGCAATCCCGACCGGCACCACAATCGTCGCCAGGCGTCCCAGCAGGGCCATCATCAGCAAGACCACCCCCAGCCCCACCGCCGGCACCTGCCGGATCGGCCCGTACTGGGCGGCCATGTTGGCGAAGTAGAGGCTGATGAATGGAACAAGAAATCCATGACTGTAGTTCTGATCCGTCGACCAGACCTGCACGAAGTGCACCAGAGTCGAGCGGAACAGCAGCGCCAGCAAGGCCAGGCAGGCCGCGGCCCCGAGCAGGGCCGTTCGGCCATCGCTTTCCCTCCACCCGTCCCGGATCTGGGCCAGCAACGGGGGCAGTTCACGAGGAGCCGGCGCGGAAGCGTCGTCTCGGGCCGAGATGGTGGAAGTCGCCAAGGGTTCGTCTCCTCACTCTCCGAGGGTCCGCGATCGCGACGGTCGGACCGAGGCAGACAGGTCGGTCCCGTCCCCCTCGCCGCCGCCGGTGCCGACCAGGCTCATCCCGCGCCGAAGCTGGGTTCGGATGGCCTCACTCGTGACCGGGTCGTTCGGGTCAGTAATCATGCTGGCCAGCAAGCAGGATCGCTCCTCGCTGTCCTTGCCGGTTCGGCCGTACAGTTCCGCCAGGTTGAACAGCCAGGAGCGGCGGGCCGGCTCCTCGGCCTTGGACAGGTGATCGAGGGCCGCTTGATACTGCTCGGTCGCCTCGTCGAAGCGGCCGGCCAGAGCCATGGCTTCGGCCGAGGCTGCCAGATGCAAGGCCGTCGAGCATCCCGCAGGAGCCGGTTCGTCTCCCAGCGCGATGGCTCGATCGAGGGCCGCGTCGGCCGCCGAATCCCCTCGCTGACGAAGCAATCGGGCGGCGACGAGCCAGGCTTCGGCCACGTCGGGCAAGATCTCCTCCCAGTCCTCGGTCGACCATTCGGGGCGGTTCGCCATGTCGAGCACGACGACCTTGATGACCTCTTCCAGAGGAAGGCCGAAGCGTCCGCCGCGAGGCTCGCTATGGAAGGTCGGTGAGGCTGAGAGCTCAGGCTGGGCGCGACAGGCCATCTCCAGGGCGATTCGGTACGCTCGCTTCGCTGCCTCCTGCTTCCCCTCGGAAAGCAAGGCCCGGCCGGTCCAGCTCAAGCTCCAGACGTCTCGGCTGAGGCCCACGGCCGAGGCGGCCGGGTCGTTCCCCGGTTCCTGAAGGGCTCGCCAGGCTTTGGCGAATCGCAGGCTCGGATGACCCGGAGCATTGCCCGACGCTGCATGCAGCAAGTCGCCGGCTCGCTCCTGATTGGCCGGATCGAAGCCGATTCCCTGACCAGAGAGCAAGGCCGCTCTCATGATCATCTGGTCGGCTGTACTGTTCCACCACTTCGCCGCCGGCAGCTCCTGCTCACGCTCAAGCAGTAGTTCAAGGGTATTCCCTTCCGGTCGCTTCCCTTCGGCCAGTTGATCGGCCAGGCGTCCGGTCCCTCGGTCCACGACTGCCCAGGTCCAGGAGAGCCGAACCCCCGCGACCCCGACCGCGACGGCCACGAACATCAAGGGAATGCAAAGCCACGAGCCTCCGGGAACCGTCCAGCCATCGGGAGCAATCCGATCAGTCGGAAGGGGAAGGCTGGCAACCTTCCGGTGTCGACCCGCAGGCCTCGATCGCGTCCGATCCCGCTCCGGTTGGGCCGTGAGAATGGCTTTCGCCGAAGGCCAGTCTCCGGATCGATTGACCACCGGCTCGCGATCGTCGGGATCGGTTGCGTCCTGGCTGAAGCGGTCGTATGGTCCTGAGGGGCCCTCGGTCGGCTCGCAAGCGGGAAGGATCGCTCCGCAGGGCTCGGCCGAGGCGATCCCCGCTTCCCCCCGCTCCTCCCGAACTTCGACCTCTGGTTCCGGCACGTCAATCGGTCCGGGGGCCGACTCGGAAGCATGACGCGGTTCCGGCTCGGCAGTGTTCCGGCTCAGGAACGAGACGAGCTCAGACAGCCGGATCGTCGGCACCGCCAACCTCGGACGATCCGCGTCAGGTGTGATTGGATCCTCTGCCTGATCCCCCTTGACCTCAGCCGTCTGCTCCGATCGTTCTGAAGAAGGCACTTCGAAAGCGACGGCCAGGCCCTTCGAAGTCGATCGGCCCTGTTCCTTCGAGTCGTCGGTGGATTCCTGGGCCAAGGCGCCCGAATTGGCCGGAACCTCGACCGCAATCGGGACCGAATCCTCCCGGAACGGCAGTTCGACCGCAACGACCCGCTCCCCTTGATCCCCCCGAAGCTCCTTGGTGAGAGACTCGACCACATGCTCGATCGGCTCACAACCGTCGGCTGCCTGCGCTGGTTCCTCCGAGACGGCGATCGGAGCGACAGAATCGGGCTCCGCCTCTGCTCCGGTCGGTGGAGCCGATCCTTCGAGAACCTCCTCGTCCGTCGACATCGAACCCGGGTCGGTCGCCTCCTCCTCCTCGATGAGCAGGGTCGGTTCGGGACCGGGCTCAACACTCGGCAGGCCGACATCCTCGTTCTCAATCTCAAGAATCAGGGCATCCGGCTCGGAG contains:
- the gmd gene encoding GDP-mannose 4,6-dehydratase, with protein sequence MKHALITGITGQDGSYLADFLLEKPDYVVHGLVRRTSTLNRSRIDHIVRNPAYADRFHLHYADLGDASSLSMLMETIRPDEVYNLGAQSHVRVSFDQPIYTADVVGVGTLRLLEAVRQLARSQPVKFYQASSSEMFGSAPPPQTMETPFHPRSPYACAKLYAHWQTINYREAYGLFACSGILFNHESPRRGESFVTRKITVGATRIKEGLQKKLVMGNLDAKRDWGFAGDYVKAMWLMLQQEEPDDYIVAMGVTHSVREFLEKTFSKLDLDYNDFVEFDEKYMRPSEVDVLLGDPSKAKQKLGWEPEVDLDGLVSMMVEHDLELARREKYALGYKSTGINAPHLSV
- a CDS encoding EpsI family protein codes for the protein MTTTRRAVLGLLILSLGLVAEAAVERATRTERPPLKQSLQTIPMTLGNWVGKDEPVDEKIAVESQATEYLNRVYTLKGRPGVQVWLWMNYSDRGLNLRHSPEVCLPSGGWEKVEALTKVVEIERSGGPPQMVSLLGYGKSELVQKIGFWYYIFGEGRVERFVRGLPISSRSSHGRTTRGSGLTVEVFYPSETGLGDAELRDFIAELLDVIDPVLPEDRASYHIP
- a CDS encoding exosortase/archaeosortase family protein, coding for MATSTISARDDASAPAPRELPPLLAQIRDGWRESDGRTALLGAAACLALLALLFRSTLVHFVQVWSTDQNYSHGFLVPFISLYFANMAAQYGPIRQVPAVGLGVVLLMMALLGRLATIVVPVGIASDLSFIAGLAGIVALFAGRDALSRYGFALAFLVFMVPLPIHLYTTIANPLQLMVSKAASVILNGTGLPVLCEGNHLTLPGGVRMFVAEACSGMRQLTGFLALTTAVAFLTPRPRWYRLVLIGSAIPVALTANVARVVLTGWIMAYDPKLAMGTFHTIEGLLLMGFGLALLRIECAILNMIVEEDRPTSTSPNPAPAAG
- a CDS encoding FHA domain-containing protein; the protein is MHDAAFLHIRARNSRATRIVSLTEASVRIGRGRSCEVRLDDPALAEVECLLRRRGNTWHLQPVEASSTLTLDGRPADAPRPVPMGSTLRLADRWLTLLPTMDGPESDADPTLDAEEQVVVPIESEPEAGRYAEEGLEGSDDPLDRQKAEVARLEARLKQRERWLKDRLHERQWEARWRAAGASIKNREQRPVRQPEPKSRTSSAHLKPSVIPEPSLRTLREPVAPAAPRYDHPIPGQPPSYPTPQARSQPKVTPRATTAAVELNPPEASEPPATEARPQSRSLRVTEEIVPVEVLLQSTAPAIPLEIISEPDALILEIENEDVGLPSVEPGPEPTLLIEEEEATDPGSMSTDEEVLEGSAPPTGAEAEPDSVAPIAVSEEPAQAADGCEPIEHVVESLTKELRGDQGERVVAVELPFREDSVPIAVEVPANSGALAQESTDDSKEQGRSTSKGLAVAFEVPSSERSEQTAEVKGDQAEDPITPDADRPRLAVPTIRLSELVSFLSRNTAEPEPRHASESAPGPIDVPEPEVEVREERGEAGIASAEPCGAILPACEPTEGPSGPYDRFSQDATDPDDREPVVNRSGDWPSAKAILTAQPERDRTRSRPAGRHRKVASLPLPTDRIAPDGWTVPGGSWLCIPLMFVAVAVGVAGVRLSWTWAVVDRGTGRLADQLAEGKRPEGNTLELLLEREQELPAAKWWNSTADQMIMRAALLSGQGIGFDPANQERAGDLLHAASGNAPGHPSLRFAKAWRALQEPGNDPAASAVGLSRDVWSLSWTGRALLSEGKQEAAKRAYRIALEMACRAQPELSASPTFHSEPRGGRFGLPLEEVIKVVVLDMANRPEWSTEDWEEILPDVAEAWLVAARLLRQRGDSAADAALDRAIALGDEPAPAGCSTALHLAASAEAMALAGRFDEATEQYQAALDHLSKAEEPARRSWLFNLAELYGRTGKDSEERSCLLASMITDPNDPVTSEAIRTQLRRGMSLVGTGGGEGDGTDLSASVRPSRSRTLGE